In Solanum lycopersicum chromosome 5, SLM_r2.1, the following are encoded in one genomic region:
- the LOC138348616 gene encoding uncharacterized protein, whose amino-acid sequence MVSEPQGGGATTTPHDSRTKEGAQTQEQQQGPVVQDVVGQLPVDPAVQNDVAPAVGGQIALVVVLTEDEQRRYERFQKMDPPQFQGGKSKDAHEFLTTYRELLEVVGLAESHGVRYATLQLRGPARDWWRTYSGSLLVGSPPVTWEQFASAFQDCFIPWSVREESRLRFESLRQNGLSVTKYEAHFCQLSRHALAIIPNETERIRRFVRGLTFSIRSDVFQTSREGASFHSIVRAAKEAKLMEREEFGDPKRARISGQFHGASSGGRGSQRVSGSFQQRGPIHASMPTFEGGQTSRGSYGPGQGSYGSQQRSTGRGNYSGFSGSTQQFPGQRFYFTCGDPDHLMRYCTSQRGRGGPRPNSSFQTRPPTPQGRGHGRVQSGRGDRVSSSGVAAQQSGGKGTTRDGGGRGGHCYAFPGRPEAENSDVVITGIIPVCHRPASVLFDPAMPGISRVEWKSARGSYPSKVISFIRAQKLDVRFQWSDECEQSFQKLKALLTSAPVLTLPEKGVDFTVYCDASGRRWLELLKDYDVTILYHPGKTNVVADALSRKTHSMGSLASLSIEERPLARDVQLLANSLVRLQISNESDGIIAFIEARSSLVELIRAHQFNDEKLCLIRDKLLRGEAKEVVLDSDGVLRIGGRICVPKTGDLIRLILEEAHCSRYSIHPGAAKMYHDLSQHYWWCGMKRDITDFVSMCLTCQQVKCEHQRPGGVSQRMPITTWKWERITMDFVVGFPTTASGYDTIWVIVDRLTKSATLFRFG is encoded by the exons atggtatcagagccccag ggtggtggtgcgactaccacaccacatgactctcgtactaaagagggggctcagacccaagagcagcaacaagGTCCAGTTGTTCAGGATGTggtggggcaactaccagtagatcccgcggttcaaaatgatgttgcaccagcagttgggggtcaaaTTGCACTGGtggttgttctgacagaggatgagcagcgtaggtatgagagatttcaaaagatggacccacctcagtttcagggtgggaaaAGCAAggatgctcatgagtttctaactacctaTCGAGAGTTAttagaggtggttggattagctgagtcacatggggttcgatatgctacactccagcttcgtgggccagcgagagactggtggaggacttattcggggAGTTTGCtagttggatctcctccagtgacttgggagcagtttgctagtgcattccaagatTGTTTTATAccatggagcgtgagagaggagagtcgcttgaggtttgagagtctgagacagAATGGTTTATCTGTTACAAAGTATGAGGCGCAtttttgccagttgtctaggcatgcgttggccattattccaaatgagacagagaggatccgcaggtttgtgaggggattgactttctctatcaggtcagaTGTGTTTCAGACATCTAGGGAGGGGGCTTCTTTCCATTCCATTGTGAGGGCCGCCAAAGAGGCgaaattgatggagagagaggagtttggggaccctaaaagggCCCGTATATCAGGCcagtttcatggtgcctcatctgggggtaggggatcacagagagtgagtggttcttttcagcagcggggacctattcatgcatctatgccgacatttgagggtggacagacatctaggggttcttatggCCCAGGTCAGGGCTCGTACGGTTCACAGCAGCGATCTACAGGGCGAGgcaattatagtgggttttcagggtccacacaacagttcccaggtcagagattttattttacttgtggagatcccgatcatctaatgcggTATTGTACTTCACAAAGGGGTCGTGGTGGtcctcgacctaattcttcattccagactagaccaccaacaccacagggtagaggtcatggcagagttcagtcaggtagaggtgatagagtttctagtagtggtgttgcagctcagcagagtgggggtaAAGGTACCACCCGggatggaggtggacgaggaggccactgctatgctttccccgggagacctgaggcggagaactctgatgttgttattacaggtatcatcccagtatgccacCGACCTGcctctgtgttgtttgatccag caatgcctggtaTTTCGAGGGTCGAGTGGAAGAGTGCTAGAggttcttatcctagcaaggtcatctcttttatccgtgctcagaAATTG gatgtgcgttttcagtggtctgatgagtgtgagcagagctttcaaaaactcaagGCTTTGTTGACTTcagctcctgtgttgactctacctgagaagggtgtagactttacagtgtattgtgatgcttcagga cgaagatggcttgagttgctgaaggactatgatgtgaccattttgtatcatccggggaagacCAATGTTGTAgccgatgctttgagtaggaagactcatagcatggggagtcttgcatctcttagtattgaggagagaccattggctagagatgttcaattgttagctaacagtcttgtccgatTGCAGATCTCAAATGAGAGTGATGGGataattgcttttattgaggctcgatcttctttagtcgagctgatccgtgcacaccagtttaatgatgaaaagttatgtctcattcgagacaaattattgagaggggaagctaaggaggttgttcttgattctgatggtgtcttgaggatcGGAGGCAGGATTTGTGTGCCCAAGACAGgtgatttgattagattgatccttgaggaggcccattgttctcggtattccatccatccgggagcggcgaagatgtatcatgatctgagtcagcattactggtggtgtggaatgaagagagatattacaGACTTTGTTTCGAtgtgtttgacttgccagcaggtcaagtgtgagcaccagcggcccggGGGTGTATCTCAAAGGATGCCTATtactacttggaagtgggagcggattactatggactttgttgtgggttttcCTACCACAGCGAGTGGTTATGACACcatttgggttattgttgataggctgaccaagtctgccaCTTTATTCCGATTCGGGTGA